The following proteins are encoded in a genomic region of Oncorhynchus keta strain PuntledgeMale-10-30-2019 chromosome 6, Oket_V2, whole genome shotgun sequence:
- the LOC118385124 gene encoding uncharacterized oxidoreductase Mvan_2161-like gives MSSPLHSFRLNTGAQMPLLGLGTYRLQGEQMHLSVDAALGEGYRAFDTAAVYGNEADLGHALLDLMPKHNLTRADIFLISKLSPADMGSKAREGCARSLERLGLGGYIDLYLIHWPGTEGLEPEDERNAQHRAHSWTVMEELYANGMLRAIGVSNYSPRHLIELLETCRVRPAVLQVEFHPRLTQKKLRVICRDSGVCFQAYSSLGKGALLLEPEVVAMAEGHGRTPSQVLLRWAIQQGVAVLPRSARPKRVRENGQVFDFDLDEGGMERLSDMDSGTRFCKRDPTSVV, from the exons ATGTCTTCCCCCCTGCACTCCTTTAGACTGAATACTGGGGCTCAGATGCCCCTCCTGGGCCTAGGAACATACAGGCTGCAAGGTGAGCAAATGCACCTGAGTGTTGACGCTGCACTCGGGGAAGGGTATCGTGCCTTTGACACTGCTGCGGTGTACGGCAATGAAGCAGACTTGGGCCATGCCCTGTTGGACCTGATGCCCAAACACAACCTGACCAGAGCAGACATCTTTCTCATCAGTAAGCTGTCCCCAGCGGACATGGGCTCGAAGGCCAGAGAGGGCTGTGCTCGTAGCCTGGAGAGGCTGGGGCTAGGGGGATACATTGACTTGTACCTCATCCACTGGCCTGGAACTGAGGGTCTGGAACCAGAAGATGAAAGGAATGCACAGCATCGAGCCCACAGCTGGACTGTCATGGAGGAGCTCTATGCCAATGGGATGCTCAGAGCAATTGGGGTCTCAAACTACTCTCCAAGGCACCTGATAGAGCTGCTGGAGACCTGCAGGGTGCGCCCTGCCGTGCTGCAG GTGGAGTTCCATCCTAGACTGACACAGAAGAAGCTGAGGGTCATTTGCAGGGACTCGGGAGTCTGCTTCCAGGCGTATTCATCTCTGGGGAAAGGTGCCCTGTTGTTGGAACCAGAAGTTGTTGCTATGGCGGAGGGGCATGGCAGAACTCCCTCCCAGGTGCTCTTGAGGTGGGCCATTCAGCAGGGTGTGGCTGTGTTACCCAGGTCCGCACGGCCCAAGAGGGTGAGAGAAAATGGGCAGGTGTTTGACTTTGACCTGGATGAAGGGGGAATGGAGAGACTGTCTGACATGGACAGTGGAACAAGATTCTGCAAAAGAGATCCCACTAGTGTGGTCTAG
- the LOC118385125 gene encoding bcl2-associated agonist of cell death-like has translation MDHIHDCVDECESDHSGTTHNSEFQLHVSTTMSNRPRPGERVRLYSESQVCSQVGKREDTEFQDVMTPTEDGGGDGASFRGRSQSAPPALWAAKKYGCQLRRMSDEFDTWLDKGEPKRGISPGGGKQKASRGWFSFLWSPKEAEGRE, from the exons ATGGACCACATACATGATTGTGTGGATGAATGTGAGTCTGACCACTCAGGAACCACACACAACTCAGAATTTCAGCTCCATGTCTCAACTACAATGAGCAACAGACCAAGACCAG GTGAGCGAGTCCGGCTCTATTCAGAGTCCCAGGTGTGCTCCCAGGTTGGAAAAAGGGAAGACACAGAGTTTCAGGATGTGAtgactcctactgaggatggcgGGGGTGATGGGGCTTCATTCCGAGGCCGATCACAGTCTGCTCCTCCTGCACTGTGGGCTGCAAAGAAATATGGCTGCCAGCTGAGGAGGATGAGTGATGAATTTGACACCTGGCTCGACAAAGGG GAGCCCAAGAGAGGGATTAGCCCAGGAGGAGGCAAGCAGAAAGCCTCCCGAGGATGGTTCTCTTTCCTCTGGAGTCCAAAGGAGGCGGAAGGCAGGGAGTGA